Proteins co-encoded in one Prunus persica cultivar Lovell chromosome G6, Prunus_persica_NCBIv2, whole genome shotgun sequence genomic window:
- the LOC18775038 gene encoding F-box/kelch-repeat protein At3g23880 has product MEKLNQVAKTRDAFPAVARLLSLDRDVLRDILSRLPVKSLIRCTSVCKTWIPIIKSQDLIRKHLIRALNSNDLLLLHTVSGEECKTVLHKTLVKELTEEVYSVRYDAEDLGLYCPIEFPISHKKKLHNSFLRVVGVCDGLVCLADDIFRYGSTFIIWNPCIRKSVTLPSPGVTFRKNGGYDATIGFGFDATTNDYKVVRLVVDQVGSPTIAEVYSLANGSWTSPRPVTPECEIDGAAFQASVNGALHWPAIPRKTVDDLCYFILAFDLGSELFREMPMPESFEWHTSLGLQLSVSGDRKSIALFVMDHRCANYENYFLDIWVMKDYGIYESWTRLIRLGPQGPERRLPRALGFRKSGEVLLSLCGERNHVDGRSPNELGSLDPASREYISTEITGYDYCVVDSYTESLLLLDKVSNKEKEQVML; this is encoded by the coding sequence ATGGAGAAACTAAATCAAGTGGCCAAGACAAGGGATGCTTTCCCTGCAGTAGCTCGATTACTCTCTTTAGATAGGGACGTCCTGCGAGATATACTAAGTAGGCTGCCCGTTAAATCTTTGATCAGATGCACCTCCGTGTGCAAGACATGGATACCAATAATCAAAAGCCAAGACCTCATCCGTAAACACCTCATCCGAGCACTCAACTCTAATGACCTCCTTCTACTCCACACTGTTTCTGGTGAGGAATGCAAGACTGTCCTCCACAAAACATTAGTAAAAGAACTGACAGAAGAGGTTTACTCTGTGCGTTATGATGCCGAAGATTTAGGCCTCTACTGCCCGATAGAATTTCCAATTTCCCACAAGAAAAAACTCCACAATTCTTTTCTGCGTGTGGTTGGCGTTTGTGATGGGCTGGTATGCCTTGCAGATGATATCTTCCGTTATGGTAGCACCTTCATCATATGGAACCCATGCATTAGAAAGTCAGTGACCCTTCCCAGCCCTGGTGTTACCTTTAGGAAGAATGGCGGATATGATGCTACTattgggtttggttttgatgcTACCACCAATGACTACAAGGTTGTGAGACTCGTTGTGGATCAAGTTGGGAGTCCTACCATAGCTGAGGTTTATTCACTAGCCAATGGCTCATGGACCAGTCCTCGTCCTGTCACTCCTGAATGTGAAATAGATGGAGCCGCATTCCAGGCTTCTGTTAATGGTGCTCTTCACTGGCCTGCCATCCCTCGGAAGACAGTTGATGATCTTTGCTATTTTATATTGGCATTTGACTTGGGCAGTGAGTTATTTCGTGAGATGCCAATGCCAGAGAGTTTTGAATGGCATACTTCATTGGGATTGCAATTGTCCGTTTCAGGAGACAGAAAATCAATTGCCCTGTTCGTGATGGATCACAGGTGTGCAAACTATGAAAACTATTTTCTTGATATATGGGTGATGAAAGACTATGGCATATATGAGTCTTGGACCAGATTGATTCGTCTCGGTCCACAAGGTCCAGAGAGACGTTTGCCCAGGGCATTAGGATTTAGGAAGAGTGGGGAAGTACTGTTGTCCCTCTGTGGAGAAAGGAATCATGTTGATGGCAGAAGCCCGAACGAGTTAGGTTCACTGGACCCTGCGAGCAGAGAATATATAAGTACTGAAATTACGGGATATGACTATTGCGTTGTTGACTCTTACACAGAGAGTCTCCTCCTACTGGACAAAGTTTCtaacaaagagaaagaacaggtAATGTTATAG